In a genomic window of Leisingera caerulea DSM 24564:
- the trkA gene encoding Trk system potassium transporter TrkA translates to MKVIICGAGQVGWQIARHLSGEHNDVTVVDNNAELVRRATDTLDVQGIHGFASYPDVLERAGARDADMIIAATHSDEVNMVTCQVAHSVFKVQRKIARLRAKSYLTAIYSDLYQREHLPIDVVISPEREVAAAAMQRLSAPAAFDTETFMGGMAQLLGIQIDADCPVVNTPLRQLTDLFSTLRALVVGVRRDGTLFAPEPGDQLFVGDSCYVFCHVDDVPRTIEVFGKHEKRQDRVVVVGGGNVGLEVAKALESSTSRIRAKVIERDRKCAERAAEELERTIVLNGDGLDRSLMIEAGIDKADAMLAVTDDDKTNMLAAVRAKAEGCPLAIALINDPTLVPLLPHLGIDAYINPRSTTVSSILRHIRYGRVRQVYSLGDAEAEMIEAEVLSTSPITGQMIRDTDFPEGVLVGGVLKNGEMLRPSGQMRIEEGDVIALFAMADDVPEVERLLQVSIDYF, encoded by the coding sequence ATGAAAGTCATTATCTGCGGTGCGGGCCAGGTCGGCTGGCAGATCGCCCGGCATTTGTCCGGCGAGCACAATGACGTGACGGTTGTCGACAACAATGCGGAACTGGTGCGCCGCGCCACCGATACGCTGGACGTGCAGGGCATTCACGGCTTCGCCTCCTACCCGGATGTGCTGGAGCGGGCCGGGGCGCGGGATGCCGACATGATCATCGCCGCCACCCATTCGGACGAAGTCAACATGGTGACCTGCCAGGTGGCGCATTCGGTGTTCAAGGTTCAGCGCAAGATTGCCCGCCTGCGGGCCAAAAGCTATCTGACGGCGATTTATTCCGACCTTTACCAGCGCGAGCATTTGCCGATCGACGTGGTGATCAGCCCGGAGCGGGAGGTCGCCGCGGCAGCGATGCAGCGGCTGTCGGCGCCGGCGGCGTTTGATACCGAGACGTTCATGGGCGGGATGGCGCAGCTTCTGGGCATCCAGATCGATGCCGATTGCCCGGTGGTGAACACGCCGCTGCGCCAGCTCACCGACCTGTTCTCGACGCTGCGGGCGCTGGTCGTCGGCGTGCGCCGCGACGGCACCCTGTTTGCGCCGGAGCCGGGCGATCAGCTGTTTGTCGGCGACAGCTGTTATGTGTTCTGCCACGTGGACGACGTGCCCCGCACCATCGAGGTGTTCGGCAAGCACGAAAAACGCCAGGACCGGGTGGTTGTGGTCGGCGGCGGCAACGTCGGGCTGGAGGTCGCCAAGGCGCTGGAGAGCAGCACCTCCCGGATCCGCGCCAAGGTGATCGAACGCGACCGCAAATGCGCGGAGCGCGCCGCGGAAGAGCTGGAGCGCACCATCGTGCTGAATGGCGACGGGCTGGACCGGTCTCTGATGATCGAGGCTGGCATCGACAAGGCGGATGCGATGCTGGCGGTGACAGATGACGACAAGACCAACATGCTGGCCGCGGTGCGCGCCAAGGCAGAGGGCTGCCCGCTGGCGATTGCGCTGATCAACGATCCAACCCTGGTGCCGCTGCTGCCGCACCTCGGAATCGACGCCTATATCAACCCGCGCTCCACCACTGTGAGCTCTATCCTGCGCCATATCCGTTATGGCCGGGTGCGGCAGGTCTATTCCCTGGGCGACGCCGAGGCGGAGATGATCGAGGCCGAGGTGCTGTCGACCTCGCCGATTACCGGGCAAATGATCCGCGACACGGACTTTCCCGAAGGCGTTCTGGTGGGCGGGGTGCTGAAGAACGGCGAGATGCTGCGTCCTTCCGGCCAGATGCGGATCGAGGAGGGCGACGTGATCGCGCTCTTTGCCATGGCGGATGACGTGCCGGAGGTCGAACGCCTGCTGCAGGTGTCGATCGACTATTTCTAG